In Brevibacillus brevis, a genomic segment contains:
- a CDS encoding general stress protein, with protein sequence MISATKPFVKFHRYDGELVSDIQALNSSGYHKDDIWVLKWNPDKNHSNQRNNFYKYSTHFESAKGDIDSKAHFFDNGAEELRTRLEKLGLTKDECSSLVRELQETDYTCLLVVRDLKDNIIKMND encoded by the coding sequence GTGATTAGTGCAACGAAGCCGTTTGTGAAATTCCATCGGTACGACGGTGAACTCGTTTCGGATATTCAAGCGTTGAACTCATCGGGTTACCACAAGGATGACATTTGGGTCCTGAAGTGGAATCCCGATAAAAATCACTCCAATCAACGGAACAATTTTTATAAATACAGCACCCATTTCGAAAGCGCGAAAGGGGACATCGACAGCAAGGCCCATTTTTTTGACAACGGCGCTGAAGAACTCCGCACCCGCTTAGAAAAGCTCGGGCTGACAAAAGACGAATGCTCTTCGCTTGTCCGTGAGCTGCAAGAGACCGACTACACGTGTCTGCTTGTCGTGCGGGATCTGAAAGACAACATCATCAAGATGAACGATTGA
- a CDS encoding DUF1292 domain-containing protein — MTEENKDLELGDIITLDDENGEPLGDFEVIALFDLNGKEYIALTEALEDEESEEELDEEVDIFVFQVDGGEMVPLEEGEESVVYAKLNEVLEGIELIKED, encoded by the coding sequence TTGACGGAAGAAAACAAAGACCTGGAACTGGGCGATATCATTACCCTGGATGACGAAAATGGAGAACCGTTGGGGGATTTTGAAGTAATCGCATTGTTCGACCTGAACGGTAAAGAATATATTGCCTTGACGGAAGCGCTTGAAGATGAGGAAAGCGAAGAAGAACTGGACGAAGAAGTGGATATTTTCGTGTTCCAAGTAGATGGCGGAGAAATGGTGCCTCTGGAAGAAGGCGAAGAGAGCGTCGTTTACGCAAAGCTGAATGAAGTCCTCGAAGGCATCGAACTGATCAAGGAAGACTGA
- a CDS encoding PAS domain S-box protein — MQIHYVGQSTNSPRQGPFQAVENVHNHVFAYTQDQNGDLIAIMSEGKLAHEFGLTTDAVKGKRIQDVLHLERVGALLLAYHQAWQGKAMEVESTIGDRTFWTTLSPIYSGGVVREVFGTTTEITERKQMELQLLETEELYRSLVEDTLVGVYIAYVEEAGFVYVNPRLADIFGYTQEEMVKLTAADLVVPEEREVVLTHQERRTKGDRSNIRQQFRGLCKNMSVIDVEVVQKTTTYKGKPAVIGILQDVTERKQAEEMVRKSELLSVVGQMAAGVAHEIRNPLTSLKGFVQLLQSDANGNEEYFRIMLSELNRIEFIISEFLVLAKPQVVFYQRREIRPLLDDIIMLARTQAIMHNIEIVTLCPPQLPAVMCDENQLKQVFLNLMKNAIESMPDGGVVTVAARQEGGRLHICFTDQGCGIPEELLDRLGEPFFTTKKAGTGLGLMVSYKIVAQHGGDIKVNSRIGEGTSFEVQLPT, encoded by the coding sequence TTGCAAATTCACTATGTGGGGCAATCGACGAATTCGCCAAGGCAAGGACCATTTCAAGCTGTGGAAAACGTACATAACCATGTTTTTGCTTATACCCAGGATCAGAACGGCGACCTCATCGCGATCATGTCGGAAGGAAAACTGGCGCACGAGTTTGGGTTGACTACCGATGCCGTCAAAGGAAAAAGGATTCAGGATGTGCTTCACCTCGAGAGGGTGGGTGCACTGCTCTTAGCCTATCACCAAGCCTGGCAGGGCAAAGCGATGGAAGTGGAGTCGACCATCGGAGATCGCACGTTTTGGACCACACTCTCTCCCATTTATTCAGGAGGTGTGGTCAGGGAAGTATTCGGAACCACGACGGAAATTACCGAGCGGAAGCAAATGGAGCTGCAACTCTTGGAGACGGAGGAACTGTACCGCAGTCTCGTCGAAGACACGCTCGTGGGAGTCTATATTGCCTATGTGGAAGAGGCGGGATTCGTTTACGTCAATCCCCGTCTGGCAGACATCTTCGGCTATACCCAAGAAGAAATGGTCAAGCTGACAGCCGCTGACCTGGTGGTTCCGGAAGAGCGGGAGGTGGTTCTCACCCACCAGGAGCGCCGTACAAAGGGCGATCGGTCGAACATCCGGCAGCAATTCCGCGGATTGTGCAAAAATATGAGCGTGATCGATGTGGAAGTCGTGCAAAAGACGACGACATACAAAGGGAAGCCCGCCGTGATCGGGATTCTGCAGGACGTGACAGAACGCAAGCAGGCGGAGGAAATGGTACGAAAGTCTGAATTGCTTTCCGTGGTCGGCCAGATGGCGGCAGGGGTCGCCCATGAAATCCGCAATCCGCTGACGTCGCTTAAAGGCTTTGTCCAGCTTCTGCAATCGGATGCGAACGGCAACGAAGAGTATTTCCGAATTATGCTTTCGGAGCTGAATCGCATCGAATTCATCATCAGCGAGTTTCTGGTGCTGGCCAAGCCGCAAGTCGTTTTCTACCAGAGACGGGAGATCCGGCCCTTGCTCGATGACATCATCATGCTGGCAAGGACCCAGGCGATTATGCACAACATCGAGATCGTGACGCTCTGCCCCCCTCAGCTTCCGGCGGTCATGTGCGACGAGAATCAGCTCAAGCAGGTCTTTCTCAATCTGATGAAAAATGCGATCGAATCGATGCCGGACGGCGGAGTGGTGACGGTTGCTGCGAGACAGGAGGGTGGCAGGCTCCACATCTGTTTCACCGACCAGGGCTGCGGAATTCCGGAGGAGCTGCTGGACAGGCTGGGAGAGCCGTTTTTTACCACCAAAAAAGCGGGAACAGGTCTAGGATTGATGGTGAGCTACAAGATCGTGGCCCAGCATGGCGGTGATATCAAGGTGAACAGCAGGATCGGAGAAGGCACATCGTTCGAGGTGCAGCTCCCGACCTGA
- a CDS encoding ABC transporter permease subunit yields the protein MESFFFNPILVKEMRERFRSKKTFWILALYLLVMGGIPLGFLLMDPIRAEALGENRNLFLISAAIHYAMVCFVAPALTAGAISGERERQTLHILLTTQLSPGTIVLSKLITSLAFSSLLLVASMPLYSIVILYGSVSPEQMAQLVVFLAVNVLFLGALGLFCSTWIKRTSVSTITAYGIAFFFVVGTGLLFWFIGESLQQAYPEMFPEAAVWNLPQLQMLAGINPVIVLFGILGESLADVDQIAFSPWLFFSCFYLVLTAVFVGWSSYLLRPVRRKWVSWKKRPNHVQ from the coding sequence ATGGAAAGCTTTTTTTTCAACCCGATTCTCGTCAAGGAAATGAGAGAGCGGTTTCGCTCAAAAAAAACGTTCTGGATCCTCGCGCTCTACCTGCTTGTCATGGGCGGGATTCCGCTCGGTTTTTTGCTGATGGACCCGATACGGGCGGAAGCGCTCGGTGAAAATCGCAATCTGTTTCTGATTTCCGCTGCCATCCACTACGCAATGGTCTGTTTTGTAGCGCCTGCACTGACAGCAGGAGCGATCAGCGGGGAGCGGGAGCGGCAGACGCTGCACATTTTGCTTACGACTCAGCTATCTCCCGGGACGATCGTACTGAGCAAGCTGATCACCTCCCTGGCCTTTTCGTCGCTGTTGCTGGTAGCTTCCATGCCTTTGTACAGCATCGTCATTCTGTACGGCAGCGTATCTCCGGAACAGATGGCGCAGCTGGTGGTGTTTCTCGCGGTCAACGTCCTGTTTCTGGGGGCACTGGGGCTCTTTTGTTCCACCTGGATCAAACGAACATCGGTCAGCACCATCACCGCCTACGGTATTGCCTTCTTTTTTGTCGTGGGTACAGGACTGCTTTTTTGGTTTATCGGGGAGTCTCTCCAGCAAGCGTATCCCGAAATGTTTCCGGAAGCAGCGGTGTGGAATCTGCCTCAGCTGCAAATGCTGGCTGGCATCAATCCGGTCATCGTCCTCTTCGGCATTCTAGGTGAATCGCTTGCCGATGTCGATCAGATTGCGTTTTCCCCGTGGCTGTTTTTCTCTTGCTTCTACCTCGTGCTGACAGCTGTATTCGTAGGGTGGAGCTCCTATTTGCTGAGGCCGGTCCGCCGTAAATGGGTGAGTTGGAAGAAACGCCCGAATCATGTACAATAA